In Mytilus trossulus isolate FHL-02 chromosome 6, PNRI_Mtr1.1.1.hap1, whole genome shotgun sequence, a single window of DNA contains:
- the LOC134723543 gene encoding neurofilament heavy polypeptide-like: MYISNTQKYYDKISPCQTRKGKALIGPVEGRIFKKFSKRTSDQIKSKKRSVYSFTSEEFSPLKARKAKKSFTSEDSIPLKGRKARKSFTSEDNSPLKARKSFTSEDSSPLKARKYLTTEDSSPLKARKSLTSEDSSPLKARKSLTSEDSSPLKAIKDLNNPIDVCQNLERIRETTGEYERIGKNTKKDAITGLINHSSTKDKKSEIGRKRLGNKKIDAAESKKCTVRLTDIGTIKNLKTYVNKTEKKRKRRKICVKNL, translated from the exons ATGTATATTAGTAACACTCAGAAGTATTATGATAAGATTTCTCCATGCCAGACAAGAAAAGGCAAAGCTTTAATAGGTCCAGTTGAAG gaagaatattcaaaaagttttcaaaaaggaCATCAGACCAGATTAAATCAA AAAAAAGAAGTGTATATTCCTTTACAAGTGAGGAATTTTCTCCATTAAAAGCTAGGAAAGCTAAGAAATCCTTTACAAGTGAGGACAGTATTCCATTAAAAGGTAGGAAAGCTAGGAAATCCTTTACAAGTGAGGACAATTCTCCATTAAAAGCTAGGAAATCCTTTACAAGTGAGGATAGTTCTCCATTAAAAGCTAGGAAATATCTTACAACTGAAGATAGTTCTCCATTAAAAGCTAGGAAATCCCTTACAAGTGAAGATAGTTCTCCATTAAAAGCTAGGAAATCCCTTACAAGTGAAGATAGTTCTCCATTAAAAGCAATAAAAG ATTTAAATAATCCAATAGATGTTTGCCAAAATTTAGAAAGGATCCGTGAAACTACTGGAGAATATGAAAGGATTggtaaaaatactaaaaagg ATGCAATTACAGGACTTATTAATCATTCATcgacaaaagataaaaaatcagaaatag GCAGAAAAAGATTaggaaataagaaaatagatGCAGCAGAATCCAAGAAGTGTACAGTAAGACTGACTGATATTGGTACtattaaaaacttgaaaacatatgtaaacaagacagagaaaaaaagaaaaagaaggaaGATATGTGTAAagaacttgtaa